In a single window of the Pedococcus dokdonensis genome:
- a CDS encoding dihydrofolate reductase family protein gives MTATYTFDVFSSLDGFGAATGDWTGYWGKQGPELLARRLETYDQDLHMVFGATTFTAFIEMLAGSTEDSDVRDPWVTAMVNTPATVVSSTLDGPLDWPDVTIAREDALDVVARLKAESAVPLRSHGSLAMNRALMAAGLVDFVQVTLFPVVTGRNGVDPVFAGAEDFDLELVEQRTLDRDIQELIYRPTLHG, from the coding sequence ATGACCGCCACCTACACCTTCGACGTCTTCAGCAGCCTCGACGGCTTCGGTGCCGCAACCGGCGACTGGACCGGCTACTGGGGCAAGCAGGGCCCCGAGCTCCTGGCCCGCCGGCTGGAGACCTACGACCAGGACCTGCACATGGTCTTCGGGGCCACCACCTTCACGGCGTTCATCGAGATGCTCGCCGGCAGCACCGAGGACTCCGACGTCCGCGACCCATGGGTGACCGCGATGGTCAACACACCGGCCACCGTCGTGTCCTCGACCCTCGACGGTCCCCTCGACTGGCCGGACGTGACGATCGCCCGCGAGGACGCGCTCGACGTGGTGGCGCGTCTCAAGGCGGAGTCCGCCGTGCCGTTGCGCTCACACGGCAGCCTCGCGATGAACCGTGCGCTGATGGCCGCCGGCCTGGTCGACTTCGTCCAGGTGACGCTCTTCCCGGTCGTGACCGGTCGCAACGGGGTCGACCCGGTCTTCGCAGGCGCCGAGGACTTCGACCTCGAGCTGGTCGAGCAGCGAACGCTGGACCGCGACATCCAGGAGCTCATCTACCGTCCGACCCTGCATGGATGA